The genomic window ATATAAGTTTTATGATAGAGGCATCTGTGTACTTATTGGACCATCCACTAGATGGTTCAAGATCATCATCTCCAACCATTTGTGACTTTGCTGGAGTGTTGCCCACGATTTTTGTGACCTTTAGAAACAAGCGACTTGGAACGATGGTATCCGGTGCTTCGGTGGAATTCATGGAATTCGCGCATCACATTCAAGAACACATTCATCGTACGAGCTTTCCTGAAATAAGAACGGCCGAAATACACAAGATTTCATTGATTGATGTACGTTTTGGCAACATGGATCGCAATGCCAAAAACATTATCGTCAAAGTAGAAGATAACATACCCCATTTTGTTCCCATCGATCATGAAATGTGTTTCATTAACACAGGGCAAAACTACAACTTGTGTAAGCCGTATTGGTTATCTTTGGAGGATAGTAGTATTTACGAAGCATAATCTGTAGAGTGTATTGGCTATGTGGTAGATCTCGAATGGATGCAAGCATCCACATCGAGATCTGCCATATAgccataaatattattataaaatgatGGAATAGATTTGCGTCCAAAACCCACTCTATGATGATAATGTGAGAACACTaactacatttttttgttttaaaaaagtttcaaaatcactAACTGGgttgtttttgaatcaacataaCACCTCCGAGCATTCTATACGGCTAATGGTAAAAAATACCTGGAAAAATCATATTCTTCTGGTAATAATATTCTTACTTGGATGAAATGACTGTTCATGTGTAGGTTGTGCCAACTGTTTTAATTAAACCAGTGGTCGAGTAGGTGCACATGACTTTACCCGAGTTCAACTCCATGAAGTGACTTCCATAGGTCGGCATTGTAACACAATTGATCCAAATTACTGTCCACCAATCACATTTGTGATTATCATGAAACAATATATCACAACATTGGAAGCTCAACATAGTGACAAGAATAAAAATGTCTTTGGAGGTTCCTCCTCATACCTCTTAAGACTTTATAATTTAATCTTAACATATAATTAACATACATGTATTTCTTCTTTAGGTATTGTGGTTGAAACCTCCATTTGTCACCCTTATGATCAATTCGATTTCTACTGAAAGTATTAAGGTATCAAAAAGTTTCTCAACCAATTAAAAATCTCCATGGTCTCTCAATAGaattataagttttgtttttttgtgtctAAATGCTATAAGCTTTCATCATCAAATCCATTTTTGGAGCTTTAAACAGTTACCACTGCAATCTGCAAGATTTGGAATGTAACATATGTAACGTATGTACCATTTATGTACAAGCGTGAATacattcaaataaaaacattcaaataaGCTCATAGCTAGCCAACAAGCGTAGCGTAACTACATATAAGTAATCAAATGTCGGATAAATTCTTTGTATTTGCTTGCTCTAACATGtcattatattttagtttttttaagaCATAAACTagtaaagattttttaaaaatattgattctCAATTAATTGGTATGTTATAGCCATGTGAACACATTAATGAGAGATATTATTAATGaacaaacattataaaactacttatttttgtatgtgttttaaCGAGCCATCAAATACCGGAATTAAACTTCGTATGTATTGATATtcattatttcttaaaataatctcttgttttatgttattacTAAATAAGATCCGTTTATATAGACAGAtgaaaaatagtaattttttatCGATTATATTTAAACTCTTAAATaatccataattttttaatatttaatttattagtttgttttaaaccaaatttcaatattatatattccaTTTTTCTATACACTTTAATTAcctaatttataatatacacttaactatatttttacaaactctatattattgatgatatttgaatttcattAGTATCACCCAACACATCTTCTCTATATTTAat from Arabidopsis thaliana chromosome 3, partial sequence includes these protein-coding regions:
- a CDS encoding Protein kinase superfamily protein (Protein kinase superfamily protein; FUNCTIONS IN: phosphotransferase activity, alcohol group as acceptor; INVOLVED IN: biological_process unknown; LOCATED IN: cellular_component unknown; CONTAINS InterPro DOMAIN/s: Phosphatidylinositol 3-/4-kinase, catalytic (InterPro:IPR000403); BEST Arabidopsis thaliana protein match is: phosphatidylinositol 3- and 4-kinase family protein (TAIR:AT1G27570.1); Has 196 Blast hits to 196 proteins in 22 species: Archae - 0; Bacteria - 0; Metazoa - 0; Fungi - 0; Plants - 187; Viruses - 0; Other Eukaryotes - 9 (source: NCBI BLink).), whose translation is MAGCSMMKVDRTFPDLKEIPVDLATRFRQMIEWLEIANSECRLTPYKKISHIYQIFHSQGVLECLFRRGEDDISFMIEASVYLLDHPLDGSRSSSPTICDFAGVLPTIFVTFRNKRLGTMVSGASVEFMEFAHHIQEHIHRTSFPEIRTAEIHKISLIDVRFGNMDRNAKNIIVKVEDNIPHFVPIDHEMCFINTGQNYNLCKPYWLSLEDSSIYEA